From one Portunus trituberculatus isolate SZX2019 chromosome 8, ASM1759143v1, whole genome shotgun sequence genomic stretch:
- the LOC123500033 gene encoding vegetative cell wall protein gp1-like — MTRCKEPQHKAASEHTPPSPSQPITAPPSPSQPIPALHSPSQLHSVSLSPFQPLTAPLSPSQPITALNSHIQSLPAPHSPSQPLTAPFSPSQPITAHHSPSQPYSVPPSPSQPITAPYSPIQSLPAPPSPSQPFTAPFSPSQPLTDPSQSPQAPSQPLTAPSQPLTALPAPHSLSQPSTAPPSPSQPFTAIHSSSQPLTALNSPSQPFTAPSQPLRAPSQPLPARHSPSQPFTPITAHHSLSQPITALHSLITAPHSPITTPPRPSQPVTALHSPSQSLTSSHSPSQPFTAPSQPLIASPSPSQLLTSLHSTSAPSQPFIAPHSPITALHSPSQPHHSPSSPSQAITAHHSHITDTQPHHSPFIVPSQPLTVPSQTLSPSQPHHSPFTAHHSLSQPLTVPSQPIIDSHSPIIAHHTLLSAPQPHHRSITASHSFNQSFTVHHTLLVPFSTTNQLSRPSLTLSAHQSTAPPQPHHSPNTAPSQPHHSPIFSFVC, encoded by the exons cccctcccagcccATCACAGCCCATCACAGCCCCTCCCAGCCCTTCCCAGCCCATCCCAGCCCttcacagcccttcacagcTCCATTCAGTCTCTCTCAGCCCCTTTCAGCCACTCACAGCTCCTCTCAGCCCCTCCCAGCCCATCACAGCCCTTAACAGCCATATTCAGTCCCTCCCAGCCCCTCACAGCCCATCACAGCCCCTCACAGCCCCATTCAGTCCCTCACAGCCCATCACAGCCcatcacagcccttcacagccCTATTCAGTTCCTCCCAGCCCCTCACAGCCCATCACAGCCCCTTACAGCCCCATTCAGTCCCTCCCAGCGCCTCCCAGCCCATCACAGCCCTTTACAGCCCCATTCAGTCCTTCCCAGCCCCTCACAGACCCATCACAGTCCCCCCAAGCCCCATCACAGCCCCTCACAGCCCCATCACAACCTCTCACAGCCCTCCCAGCCCCTCACAGCCTTTCACAGCCATCCACAGCTCCTCCCAGCCcctcacagcccttcacagccATCCACAGCTCCTCCCAGCCCCTCACAGCCCTTAACAGCCcatcacagcccttcacagccCCATCACAGCCCCTCAGAGCCCCATCACAACCCCTCCCAGCCCGTCACAGCCCgtcacagcccttcaca CCCATCACAGCCcatcacagcctctcccagcccatcacagcccttcacagccTCATCACAGCCCCTCACAGCCCCATCACAACCCCTCCCAGGCCCTCACAGCCCGTCACAGCTCTTCACAGTCCCTCCCAGTCCCTCACATCCTCTCACAGCCCCTCCCAGCCCTTCACAGCCCCATCACAACCTCTCATAGCCTCTCCCAGCCCATCACAGCTCCTCACA TCCCTTCACAGCACTTCAGCCCCATCACAGCCCTTCATAGCCCCTCACAGCCCCATCACAGCCCTTCATAGCCCCTCACAGCCCCATCACAGCCCCTCTAGTCCATCACAAGCTATCACAGCCCATCACAGCCACATCACAGACACTCAGCCCCATCACAGCCCCTTCATAGTCCCATCACAGCCCCTCACAGTCCCATCACAGACCCTCAGCCCCTCCCAGCCCCATCATAGCCCCTTCACAGCCCATCACAGCCTTTCACAGCCCCTCACAGTCCCTTCACAGCCCATCATAGACTCACACAGCCCCATCATAGCACATCATACCCTTCTCTCAGCCCCTCAGCCCCATCACAGATCCATCACAGCCTCACACAGCTTCAATCAGTCCTTCACAGTCCATCACACCCTTCTAGTCCCATTCAGCACCACAAATCAGCTTTCTAGACCATCATTGACACTTTCAGCCCATCAGTCCACAGCCCCACCACAGCCCCATCACAGCCCCAACACAGCCCCATCACAGCCCCATCACAGCCCCATCTTTAGTTTTGTATGTTAG